TTGCTGCGCTGCAGCATGTTGCGACACTGACACACTCTGTAGACATTACCTTAAATCCCGACGGCGCCGCGCTTCCCAAGAGGCGCGGCGCTGCTCTACGCCCTCTCTGTATCGAGTTTCAGGAGGGGTCGTTTCAAATGCGCAAGTCCATCTGGCTGCTTTCCGCGGGTCTGTTCGCCATGGCGACGCCGGCGTTTGCCCAGTCCACCGACACCGACGGCAAGGGCGCGCAGCCGACCGACGGCGCCACCGCCGAAGCGGGCGCGGTCGCCAAGACCGACGTCCAGCCGACACAGCAGAGCGCGGACCAGGCGAACACCGCCGACAACGGCGACATCGTCGTCACCGCGACCCGCCGTAACGAAGCGCTGTCGGACGTGCCGCTCGCGGTCAGCGCCGTCACCGCCCAGACCCTCGAGAACAGCGGCGTCGTCGACATCCGCCAGCTGACCCAGGTCAGCCCCTCGCTCCTCGTCTCCTCGACCTCGTCCGAAGCCGGCGCGGGCGGCGCCCGTATCCGCGGCGTCGGTACCGTCGGTGACAACCCCGGCCTCGAAAGCTCGGTCGCGGTGTTCGTCGATGGCGTCTATCGCTCGCGCGTCGGCGTCGGCCTCACCGAACTCGGCCAGGTCGACCGCATCGAAGTGCTGCGCGGCCCGCAGGGCACCCTGTTCGGTCGCAATGCCTCGGCCGGCCTCATCTCGGTCATCACCGCCAAGCCGTCGTTCAAGACCTCGGTCAACGGCGAACTGACCGTCGGCAACTACGACCTGCGCCGTGTCGAAGTCGGCGCCACCGGCCCGATCAGCGATTCGCTCGCGGTGCGCGGCGACCTTGTCTACCTGAAGCGCGACGGCTTCCTCACCGACGTGGTCAGCGGCCGCGACGTCAATAACCGCGATCGCTACCTCATCCGCCTCCAGGGCCTGTACAAGCCGAACGACAAGTTCAGCTTCCGCCTGATCGGCGACTATTCGAAGCGCGACGAAGAGTGCTGCGCGGCGACCTACATCCGCGCCCGCAACTACAATGGCGCGGGCGTCGCGCTCGAGGGTCCGTCGACCATCGCCGCCTTCGAGCGTGCGCTGGGCGGAATCATCAACGACGACCAATATGCCCGCAAGGTGTCGATCACCCCGGGCCGCGACTTCGGCTCGAAGGTCAAGGACTACGGCCTGTCCGGTGAAGCGGTGATGGACTTCGGCGGCGCCGAACTGACCAGCATCACGGCCTATCGCTACAACAACTACAACCGCGGCCAGGACGCGGATTTCAACAACCTCGACATCCTTTATCGTGCGTCGGACGGTGGTGCCTTCAACCGCTTCAAGACCTTCACGCAGGAACTGCGACTGCAGGGCTCGACGCTGAACGACAAGCTCGACTGGTTGGTTGGCGGCTACTTCGCCAAGGAGCAGCTGCGCGTCGTCGACAACCTCAGCTACGGCGCCGACTACGAGCGCTTCGCCAACTGCCTGCTCGCGCAGTCGCTGGCGGCCTCGCCGTCGCCGGCCCCGCTGGTCTCGGGCGGCACCTGCAACACCATCTTCACGGGTGCGCAGGCGCAGATCCAGGGCGGCATCGCGCAGCTCCAGGCCGGCATCGCCAACCTGACCGCGGCGATCGCTGCCGCTCAGACGGCTGGCAACACCGCGCTCGTCACCCAGCTGACGGCACAGCGCGCCGCGCTCCAGACGCAGCTGACCGGCCTCCAGACCTCGTCGACCACGGCGATCGTCGGGCTGCTCAACACCATCCCGACCCGTCCGGGCTTCGCCTCGCTCCAGGCCGCCTTCGGCGTTCCCTCGGGCAACCTCGGCTTCAACGGCGTCGGCCTGCGTGACGACTACAACCAGAAGAGCACCAACTTCGCGCTCTTCACGCACAACATCTTCAGCATCACCGACCGGCTGAAGCTGACAATCGGCGCGCGCTACACGCACGAGCGCAAGACGCTCGACGCGAGCTTCCGCGACAACAACCTGCTGTGCCAGACGCTGACCTCGTTCGCCGCGCTGCCGACGACCGATCCGCGCTATGGCCTGCAGGCGCTGCAGCAGCTGCCGTGCGTCATCCCGAGCGTTCCGGGCGGTTCCTACAACCCCAGCGCGATCAAGCGGACCGAGTCCAAGCTGTCGGGCACCGCGGTCATCAGCTTCAAGCCGACCGACAACCTGCTCACCTATGCGAGCTACTCGCGTGGCTACAAGGCGGGCGGCTTCAACCTCGACCGCTCGGGCCTGCCGCGCACCCTGTTCGGCAACACCGCCACCAGCGGCGGTTCGCCGGGCGGCGTGATCCCGAACGCCTCGCTCAAGGCGCTCGAGTTCAATCCCGAGATCAACAACGCGTTCGAAATCGGCGCGAAGTATAACGGTCGCGGGTTCGACGTGAACGTCGCTGCCTTCCACCAGGCGTTCCGCGACTTCCAGCTGAACACCTTCAACGGCCTGTTCTTCTTCGTGGAGAACATCAACAGCTGCAAGACGAGCCTCAACGGCGCCGACACCGACAACATCATCGGCAACGGCAGCTGCGCCAAGGGCAACCTCAAGGCCGGCGTCGTCAGCAAGGGCGTCGAAATCGAGGTCTTCACCCGTCCGGCGCCCGACGTGGCGGTGAACGTGGGCGCGACCTTCGCCGACACCAAGTATCGCAAGAACCTGGTCGGTGCCGACGGTCGTCCGCTCCCGGCGCTGCTGTTCCTGCTCCCGGGCGGCCGCCTGTCGAACAGCGCCGCGGCGGCGTTCACGGGCTCGGTCAGCTTCAACCCGCGGATCACCGACAGCGGCATCCGCGCTCTGTTCTACGCCGACGCCCGCCACTCGGCGACGTTCAACACCGGGTCGGACCTCTTCAAGGAGAAGATCCAGCCGGCCTACACTGTGGTGAATGCCCGTGTCGGCCTGCAGGGTCCGAAGGGCCTGTGGGGCGTCGAACTGTGGGCGCAGAACCTGTTCAACGAGGAATATCAGCAGGTCGCCTTCAACGCGACGCTGCAGGGTTCGGGCAACCAGGCGGCGGTGCAGCGGGGCTTCATCCCCTCGTCGAGCCAGCTGTTCGGTTCGTTCCTCGCCGAGCCGCGCACCTACGGCCTGACGCTGCGCACGCGCTTCTAAGCCGCGCGCCGCTTCGAGACAGGGAGGGCTTCGCGGGCGACCGCGGGGCCCTTTCTCGTATGGGTCAGGCGGCGGCGGAGACGGGACGGTCGGCGGCGGCGGCGAGGAGCGCCGGACGAAGCGCCGCGACCTGCGCGGGGCCGAGCTTCCGGCCGTCCCCGTCGGTGAGATAGAAAACGTCGACCGCTTTCTCGCCGTAGGTGGCGATATGGGCAGAGTGGACGATCATGTCCGCCCGGTGGATCGCCAGGGCCAGCGCGGCCAGCAGGCCGGCGCGATCGAAGGCGCGGACCTCGACCACGGTGAAGCGGCGTGACGCATTGTCGGCGATGGTGACCGACGGGACGAGCGTGAAGGCATGGTCGGCGACGACGGGGGGCAGTACCGGAAGCTCGCTTCCCTCGAGCGCGCCGAGCACCGCCTTGACCAGCCGCGTGCGCCGGCGCCGGTCGACATAGGGGCGCCCCTGCGCGTCCTGGATGAGGAGGTTGTCGAGGGCCTTGCCGTCACGGGTGGTGTGGATACGGGCGCCGATGATGCTCGCCCCGCCCGCGGCCAGCCCCGCGCAGATGCGATAGAAGAGGCCGGGCCGGTCGCGCGCGAAGATGCTGACTCGGGTCGCGGTGTCGCTTTCGCCCTCGATGCGGACCGAGGGCGCCTCTGGGCCGCTCTCGGCCGCCGCAATCTGGCGGGCATTGTCGAGGATCCAGTCGGCCGGTTCGGCGAGCCAGTAACTGTCGGTGAGGCGGTCGGCGTGCTGGCGCGCGGCCGCGTCGCTCCAGCCAAGCGCCTTGGTCAGCGCTTCCTGCCGTGCCGCGACTTCCTCGGTCCGGCCGCGCTGGCGGTAGCCCGGCCGGAGGCGTTCCTCGGCCAGTTCGTAGAGACTGACGAGGAGCTTGCGCTTCCATTCGGTCCACACCCCCGGCCCGACCGCGCGGATGTCGACCACGGTCAGGAGGAGGAGCAGGCGCAGGCGTTCGGGGCTCTGCACTTCGGCGGCGAGGTCGTCGATCGTCTGCGGATCGGCGAG
This genomic window from Sphingomonas rosea contains:
- a CDS encoding TonB-dependent receptor, with the protein product MRKSIWLLSAGLFAMATPAFAQSTDTDGKGAQPTDGATAEAGAVAKTDVQPTQQSADQANTADNGDIVVTATRRNEALSDVPLAVSAVTAQTLENSGVVDIRQLTQVSPSLLVSSTSSEAGAGGARIRGVGTVGDNPGLESSVAVFVDGVYRSRVGVGLTELGQVDRIEVLRGPQGTLFGRNASAGLISVITAKPSFKTSVNGELTVGNYDLRRVEVGATGPISDSLAVRGDLVYLKRDGFLTDVVSGRDVNNRDRYLIRLQGLYKPNDKFSFRLIGDYSKRDEECCAATYIRARNYNGAGVALEGPSTIAAFERALGGIINDDQYARKVSITPGRDFGSKVKDYGLSGEAVMDFGGAELTSITAYRYNNYNRGQDADFNNLDILYRASDGGAFNRFKTFTQELRLQGSTLNDKLDWLVGGYFAKEQLRVVDNLSYGADYERFANCLLAQSLAASPSPAPLVSGGTCNTIFTGAQAQIQGGIAQLQAGIANLTAAIAAAQTAGNTALVTQLTAQRAALQTQLTGLQTSSTTAIVGLLNTIPTRPGFASLQAAFGVPSGNLGFNGVGLRDDYNQKSTNFALFTHNIFSITDRLKLTIGARYTHERKTLDASFRDNNLLCQTLTSFAALPTTDPRYGLQALQQLPCVIPSVPGGSYNPSAIKRTESKLSGTAVISFKPTDNLLTYASYSRGYKAGGFNLDRSGLPRTLFGNTATSGGSPGGVIPNASLKALEFNPEINNAFEIGAKYNGRGFDVNVAAFHQAFRDFQLNTFNGLFFFVENINSCKTSLNGADTDNIIGNGSCAKGNLKAGVVSKGVEIEVFTRPAPDVAVNVGATFADTKYRKNLVGADGRPLPALLFLLPGGRLSNSAAAAFTGSVSFNPRITDSGIRALFYADARHSATFNTGSDLFKEKIQPAYTVVNARVGLQGPKGLWGVELWAQNLFNEEYQQVAFNATLQGSGNQAAVQRGFIPSSSQLFGSFLAEPRTYGLTLRTRF